The following are from one region of the Pseudodesulfovibrio piezophilus C1TLV30 genome:
- the priA gene encoding replication restart helicase PriA yields the protein MADLWQVTLVSPPYQVLTYERPSFFPDLQAGQRVIVPLGRSHRMGVVMGSCSSAPEGISLKPLIWPLELAPLLDADYLDMAENLGARQMASVGRILEILLPRGLRTAAVTFRVDKHVSERKLPGTVRPSELARFGTEDINALMTLWLDGRMRVRINAQREAEERFVSLVSDPPWAVRPNAKRQIRILEHLLDNGPQSLFALKHSLGEWAPDIAAKMEGRGLVALGELTADTMDEIDGSRTCDLMESPVYDLTSEQQVAIQEMEVSFSKGGGAHLVYGVTGSGKTVVYLEMVERCLKQGRSVILLAPEVALACKLYRNVTEHFPGQQVVFHHGYQSPRKREMTFTDLAGETAPVIVVGTRSALFLPLGNLGMVIMDEEHDESFKQEDRLAYHAKEVAWYRVEKSGGLLVLGSATPDIKTFQAAATGAIPVSTLKERVGDSVLPEVELVDIAELTNSKQAFAPRTIEALKETVKSGKQAIVMLNRRGYAPLMYCLDCGETVRCPECEVGMTYHKGRQRVVCHYCGMSYHYPMLCSKCGGGNFLPMGEGTERLEEYLSETLPEGTKVLRLDRDATRRQERMEEILDAFGRGDAQVLVGTQMISKGHHFPNVTLVTVVDGDLGLNLPDYRSSERTFQLLVQVAGRAGRGTTPGKVLIQTRNPGHPIWNEVLGGDYRGFFEREIGRRKMFKYPPFSRLALIRISYPSDYGDGQASLSLFTRIIKQQATNLGIMALGPAPAPLSMLRGRLRFNCLLKGDDWGKLRTLYAHVAQSNPNPGKIRTALDLDPLTTL from the coding sequence ATGGCCGACCTTTGGCAGGTTACGCTCGTCAGTCCACCGTATCAGGTTTTGACTTACGAGCGACCTTCTTTTTTCCCTGATTTGCAGGCCGGACAGCGTGTGATAGTCCCCCTTGGGCGATCTCATCGCATGGGTGTCGTCATGGGGTCATGCTCCTCTGCACCAGAAGGTATTTCCCTGAAACCGCTCATATGGCCATTGGAATTGGCTCCACTTCTGGATGCCGATTATTTGGATATGGCCGAGAATCTGGGCGCACGTCAGATGGCAAGTGTCGGGAGAATCCTTGAGATTCTTCTTCCCCGTGGTTTGCGTACGGCAGCAGTGACCTTTCGAGTCGATAAGCATGTGTCGGAACGGAAACTTCCCGGAACGGTTCGTCCTTCGGAACTGGCCCGTTTTGGAACGGAAGATATCAATGCCTTGATGACCTTGTGGTTGGATGGCCGAATGCGTGTTCGCATTAATGCCCAACGGGAAGCCGAGGAACGGTTTGTTTCGCTTGTTTCCGATCCGCCATGGGCTGTTCGCCCCAACGCCAAACGGCAGATTCGTATCCTCGAACATCTTCTTGATAATGGGCCTCAGTCACTCTTTGCCCTTAAGCATTCCCTTGGAGAATGGGCGCCTGATATTGCGGCAAAGATGGAGGGACGCGGCTTGGTCGCTCTGGGAGAACTGACAGCTGACACCATGGATGAGATTGACGGAAGTAGAACCTGTGATCTGATGGAATCTCCAGTCTATGACCTAACTTCGGAGCAACAGGTTGCCATTCAGGAGATGGAAGTATCTTTTTCCAAAGGGGGCGGGGCACATCTTGTTTACGGAGTGACTGGGAGCGGAAAAACCGTTGTTTATCTGGAGATGGTGGAACGGTGCCTGAAACAGGGACGCTCTGTTATCTTGCTCGCCCCGGAAGTCGCACTCGCCTGCAAGCTCTATCGAAATGTCACTGAGCACTTTCCGGGACAGCAGGTTGTCTTTCACCATGGATATCAAAGCCCCAGGAAGCGTGAAATGACTTTCACCGACCTGGCAGGTGAGACGGCTCCTGTGATTGTTGTCGGCACTCGATCCGCTCTTTTTTTGCCGTTAGGCAATCTAGGCATGGTTATTATGGACGAAGAGCATGATGAGTCATTCAAGCAGGAAGATCGCCTCGCTTATCATGCCAAGGAAGTCGCATGGTACCGGGTGGAAAAGTCGGGCGGGCTTCTTGTCCTTGGCTCGGCGACGCCGGATATCAAGACGTTTCAAGCAGCGGCCACGGGAGCTATACCGGTTTCCACTCTTAAGGAGCGAGTTGGGGACTCTGTTCTCCCGGAAGTTGAGCTTGTTGATATTGCTGAATTAACGAATTCGAAACAGGCCTTTGCCCCTCGGACTATTGAAGCGCTCAAGGAGACTGTGAAGTCTGGAAAACAGGCCATTGTGATGCTCAATCGTCGGGGATATGCGCCTCTGATGTATTGTCTGGATTGTGGTGAGACTGTTCGGTGCCCCGAGTGTGAGGTCGGTATGACTTATCACAAGGGCAGACAGCGGGTTGTGTGTCATTATTGTGGGATGTCCTATCATTATCCCATGCTTTGTTCCAAGTGCGGAGGGGGAAATTTCCTGCCTATGGGAGAAGGGACTGAGCGGTTGGAAGAATATTTGAGCGAGACATTGCCGGAAGGGACGAAAGTCCTCCGTCTGGACAGAGATGCAACCCGGCGGCAAGAACGTATGGAAGAGATTCTCGATGCATTCGGACGAGGAGATGCACAGGTTTTGGTCGGGACACAGATGATCTCCAAGGGGCACCATTTTCCCAATGTCACATTGGTAACTGTGGTCGATGGGGATTTAGGGTTGAATTTGCCTGATTACAGATCCTCCGAGCGGACTTTTCAGCTTTTGGTTCAGGTCGCAGGGCGGGCCGGTCGAGGAACAACTCCGGGCAAAGTGCTTATTCAGACACGAAATCCCGGGCATCCCATTTGGAATGAAGTTTTGGGGGGAGACTATCGAGGTTTTTTTGAGCGGGAAATCGGGCGGCGAAAGATGTTTAAATATCCCCCTTTTTCAAGGTTGGCATTGATCCGTATAAGCTACCCTTCGGATTATGGTGATGGACAAGCCTCTCTTTCTCTTTTTACGCGCATTATAAAGCAGCAGGCTACCAATTTGGGTATTATGGCCCTTGGTCCTGCTCCTGCTCCTCTCTCCATGTTACGAGGGCGGTTGCGCTTCAATTGTTTGCTGAAAGGAGATGATTGGGGAAAATTGCGGACTTTATACGCCCATGTAGCCCAAAGTAATCCCAATCCAGGGAAAATTCGTACCGCTCTTGACCTGGACCCGTTAACCACGCTGTAA
- a CDS encoding SH3 domain-containing protein → MRKYYIVTILTLSVALLTVSSALAFGEIRFPDRPLNLRKSRSAKAEWVGSLYPGQMVRVAFLKDGWVAVFEPGESNASEDAAVGYSNVKFLKTEQTRVEPKAWGTLMKTTQKLNVRSQPSTRGAKVTLLDIGETVKIDFPDDEWVMVFAPDATIRSQMNGIGYASSEYMEPAGSTGVTTPGPAKSENRTRVKVTPPREIEKTVSSKEEKGISQPDETPSGIWGKVVTVQRKVNIREQRTTGARYVRTVQPGERVRVDFLKNGWYAVFAENEPLRMEKRAMGYALQSLLESGSESNRHEGSPRGSSAKVETRKAVAGESVAATRKSMVIDRTRFSGAKRPDPIADKTIHGYQYRLLEKSEARRYGESWITLKVFLSSSTLPSSAGLTDFATTLWKEHRRATKNLAVFIYLPGMDTDDLAYGVVQFSDEKMLEKWVRKTTLLGTKFL, encoded by the coding sequence ATGCGAAAATATTATATTGTGACGATACTGACTTTGAGTGTTGCATTGCTGACTGTTTCTTCGGCTCTGGCTTTTGGTGAAATTCGTTTTCCAGATCGTCCTCTCAACCTTCGGAAATCCCGTTCGGCAAAGGCTGAATGGGTTGGCAGTTTATATCCTGGACAGATGGTGCGTGTCGCCTTCCTGAAAGATGGCTGGGTTGCAGTTTTTGAACCTGGCGAAAGCAACGCCAGTGAAGATGCGGCTGTAGGATACTCCAATGTCAAGTTCTTGAAGACGGAGCAGACTCGGGTCGAGCCGAAGGCGTGGGGAACACTGATGAAAACCACGCAAAAGCTCAATGTTCGTTCTCAACCATCTACTCGGGGGGCGAAGGTGACGCTTCTTGATATCGGCGAAACCGTGAAAATTGATTTTCCCGATGACGAGTGGGTAATGGTTTTTGCCCCGGATGCGACGATTCGTTCTCAAATGAACGGCATAGGCTATGCAAGTAGTGAATATATGGAACCTGCTGGGAGTACAGGAGTGACAACTCCTGGCCCTGCCAAATCCGAGAATCGGACTCGTGTCAAAGTGACTCCCCCGAGAGAAATAGAGAAGACAGTTTCCAGCAAAGAGGAAAAGGGTATCTCGCAACCAGATGAAACACCATCGGGCATATGGGGCAAGGTCGTGACTGTTCAACGTAAAGTAAATATTCGTGAGCAGAGAACGACTGGGGCCCGCTATGTTCGGACTGTGCAGCCTGGCGAAAGGGTTCGCGTGGATTTTTTAAAAAACGGTTGGTACGCTGTTTTTGCAGAAAATGAACCTCTTCGTATGGAAAAAAGAGCCATGGGCTATGCATTGCAAAGTCTTTTGGAGAGCGGATCGGAATCCAATCGTCACGAGGGCAGTCCTCGCGGATCATCAGCTAAAGTAGAGACTCGAAAAGCTGTAGCCGGGGAATCGGTTGCCGCGACGAGAAAAAGTATGGTGATAGACCGGACTCGCTTTTCGGGAGCCAAGCGTCCTGATCCGATAGCTGATAAAACTATACATGGCTATCAGTATCGTTTGCTTGAAAAATCTGAGGCTCGACGATATGGGGAATCCTGGATTACGCTCAAGGTCTTCCTTTCCTCCTCGACGCTGCCAAGTTCTGCCGGCTTGACGGATTTTGCGACGACTTTATGGAAAGAACACAGAAGAGCCACCAAGAATCTAGCCGTGTTTATTTATCTTCCCGGCATGGATACTGATGACCTTGCATATGGAGTTGTCCAGTTCAGCGATGAAAAAATGCTTGAAAAGTGGGTACGGAAAACCACTTTGCTCGGCACCAAGTTTCTCTAA
- the galU gene encoding UTP--glucose-1-phosphate uridylyltransferase GalU, with protein MEIKKAVIPVAGWGTRSLPATKNVPKEMLPIFRKPIVQYIVEEGIDAGLTDVVFVTNQNKTIIEDHFDRNFLLEQLLERAGKTRLLEEVRRVADLVNVIAVRQKEQLGLGHAVLTARETCKNEAFAVMLGDDLMFGINAGIGELLNAARETGKAVVGVIEVPQEKVSKYGVINGEEIGNDRYRVTQLVEKPSPEEAPSNLAIIGRYVLLPEIFDILEGQKAGVGGEIQLTDALQGLADQDKLLAVKLGGQRFDAGDWVEYLTANIYFALHDEELRDDLVKRLQELLSCSS; from the coding sequence ATGGAAATCAAGAAGGCTGTCATACCCGTTGCCGGTTGGGGAACCCGTTCACTTCCTGCCACTAAAAACGTCCCCAAGGAGATGCTGCCCATCTTCCGCAAACCGATCGTACAGTATATTGTGGAAGAGGGAATTGACGCTGGATTGACGGATGTTGTCTTTGTTACCAATCAGAATAAAACGATCATCGAAGATCATTTTGATCGAAATTTTTTGTTGGAACAACTTCTTGAGCGTGCAGGGAAGACTCGTCTTCTGGAAGAAGTTCGCCGGGTCGCGGATCTGGTGAATGTCATTGCAGTACGCCAGAAAGAGCAGCTTGGACTGGGGCACGCCGTGCTCACCGCGCGTGAGACATGTAAAAATGAAGCATTTGCCGTTATGCTGGGTGATGACTTGATGTTCGGTATCAATGCCGGGATCGGGGAGCTTTTGAATGCTGCCCGTGAGACAGGGAAGGCCGTTGTTGGCGTTATCGAAGTTCCACAGGAAAAAGTCAGTAAGTATGGTGTGATCAATGGCGAAGAAATCGGCAATGATCGCTACAGGGTTACGCAACTTGTCGAGAAACCTTCACCGGAGGAAGCGCCTTCCAATCTTGCAATTATTGGTAGATATGTTCTCCTTCCCGAGATATTTGACATCCTCGAAGGGCAAAAAGCTGGTGTGGGCGGCGAGATTCAGCTCACAGATGCCTTGCAGGGACTTGCTGACCAGGACAAATTGCTTGCCGTGAAATTGGGTGGACAACGGTTTGACGCAGGGGATTGGGTGGAATATCTTACCGCAAACATTTATTTCGCTCTGCATGACGAAGAACTTCGTGACGACCTTGTCAAGCGGCTTCAGGAGCTTTTATCTTGTTCCAGTTGA
- a CDS encoding OmpH family outer membrane protein, with product MKLFKICLFLFCIFLIVPIAAAQSSKVGFVNPQRIISESRIGQIAQEDLAHLGKEKDRRVREALHDVEVLKKKLESDTLSVAEQQSLEQSLRLSARSYEQIVEMSNTDIQAEERHLIRFIMHRADSLLQAIAQEGGFTMILTDPEVIGYVDNSMDITDRVIRELNSML from the coding sequence ATGAAATTATTTAAAATATGTCTTTTTTTGTTTTGTATTTTCTTGATCGTTCCCATTGCTGCGGCGCAAAGCTCCAAGGTCGGTTTTGTCAACCCGCAGCGGATAATCAGTGAGTCCCGGATTGGGCAGATAGCTCAGGAAGACCTCGCTCATTTGGGAAAGGAGAAAGATCGTCGGGTACGTGAGGCGCTTCATGACGTTGAGGTGCTCAAGAAAAAACTGGAAAGTGATACTTTGTCTGTGGCAGAGCAACAATCTCTTGAACAGTCACTCCGGTTGTCTGCCCGTTCATATGAACAGATAGTGGAGATGAGCAATACGGACATTCAGGCTGAAGAGCGTCACCTCATTCGGTTTATCATGCATAGGGCAGATTCATTACTGCAAGCCATTGCTCAGGAAGGCGGATTTACCATGATCCTCACAGACCCGGAGGTTATTGGGTATGTTGATAATTCTATGGACATTACCGATCGTGTTATTCGTGAACTCAACTCCATGCTCTAG